A single Phoenix dactylifera cultivar Barhee BC4 chromosome 1, palm_55x_up_171113_PBpolish2nd_filt_p, whole genome shotgun sequence DNA region contains:
- the LOC103706565 gene encoding calcium/calmodulin-regulated receptor-like kinase 2, which yields MVDQTNIIIIGVSVGVTFGILVAFCAYIAIRFYRKHSHVQQQPNELSAASLPIRANGVGTSIDFSASLSVSDGLHQMETRNTYWGQRGHQNKDLFASMSGIPRYSYKDIQKATQNFTTILGQGSFGPVYKAVMPTSEVVAVKVLAVNSRQGEREFQTEVVLLSRLHHRNLVNLVGYCVDKNQRMLVYEFMSNGSLANLLYGDGPHILSWEERLQIALDVSHGIEYLHEGAVPPVIHRDLKSANILLDKSMRAKVADFGLSKEEVYDGRKSGLKGTYGYMDPDYMSTCKFTKKSDIYSFGIILFELITAINPQQGLMEYINLAAIDSEGKPDWDEILDRKLVGESNPVEVRLLADIAYRCLHKIPRKRPSMADVTQAIAKIRQRRLVREDTVAASVSDISGILKRIELQQVELSSMTSIKEHPSPIA from the exons ATGGTAGACCAaactaatattattattattggggTCTCTGTTGGTGTGACCTTTGGGATCTTGGTTGCATTTTGTGCATATATCGCTATCAGGTTTTATAGAAAGCATTCTCATGTCCAGCAGCAACCAAATGAGCTTAGTGCAGCATCTCTTCCCATACGTGCAAATGGCGTTGGTACAAGCATTGATTTTAGTGCATCACTGTCAGTTTCTGATGGCTTGCATCAGATGGAGACAAGGAACACTTACTGGGGTCAGCGAGGGCACCAAAACAAAGATCTATTTGCTTCTATGTCAGGAATTCCAAGATACTCATACAA GGACATTCAGAAAGCCACACAGAACTTTACAACTATTTTAGGACAGGGATCTTTTGGTCCAGTCTATAAAGCTGTAATGCCTACAAGCGAAGTGGTAGCTGTAAAGGTTCTTGCAGTTAATTCAAggcaaggagagagagaattccAGACAGAG GTTGTTTTACTTAGTAGGTTGCACCACAGGAATCTTGTGAATTTGGTTGGATATTGTGTAGATAAAAATCAGCGCATGCTTGTCTATGAATTCATGAGTAATGGGAGTTTGGCGAATCTCTTATATG GTGATGGTCCACATATATTGAGCTGGGAAGAAAGACTACAAATTGCACTTGATGTTTCACATGGAATTGAGTATCTTCATGAAGGG GCTGTCCCGCCTGTCATTCATCGAGATTTAAAGTCGGCTAATATACTCTTAGACAAGTCAATGAGAGCCAAG GTTGCTGATTTTGGGCTGTCCAAGGAGGAGGTTTATGATGGCAGAAAGTCAGGTCTCAAGGGCACATATGGCTATATGGATCCTGACTATATGTCAACATGCAAGTTCACAAAGAAGAGTGACATATATAGCTTTGGCATAATACTGTTTGAACTCATAACAGCCATAAATCCACAACAAGGTCTAATGGAGTACATCAATCTT GCAGCAATTGATAGTGAGGGAAAACCTGATTGGGATGAGATACTTGATAGGAAGCTTGTGGGTGAAAGCAATCCTGTAGAGGTCAGGCTTCTTGCTGACATTGCTTACAGGTGCTTGCACAAGATCCCAAGGAAGCGCCCCTCGATGGCAGATGTAACTCAGGCTATTGCAAAAATAAGACAGCGGCGCCTGGTCAGGGAAGATACTGTGGCTGCTTCGGTGAGCGATATATCTGGAATTTTAAAGAGAATAGAGCTTCAGCAAGTGGAGCTGAGCTCCATGACTAGCATCAAAGAGCATCCATCCCCAATAGCATAA
- the LOC103706563 gene encoding phosphatidylinositol 4-kinase gamma 7: MSPNLDSPVQTQMAVAVLNCTRGSEYHGNKKTDGKPAGRRRVFVQTDTGCVLGIELDRGDNVHTVKRRLQLALNVPTEESSLTFGDRVLKNDLSGVRNDSPLLLTRNFLHRSSSTPCLSPTGKELQQRDRSGPIEILGCSSRCSRTKQLVKDVVKAIKSGVGPIPVHGGLGGAYYFRNSRGESIAIVKPTDEEPFAPNNPKGFIGKALGQPGLKKSVRVGETGFREVAAYLLDYDHFANVPPTVLVKITHSVFHVNDGVNGANGKAHDRKSEAVSKIASFQKFIPHDFDASDHGTSSFPVAAVHRIGILDIRIFNTDRHAGNLLVRKLVDGAGRFGAQAELIPIDHGLCLPESLEDPYFEWIHWPQASVPFSEDELDYIANLDPVRDSDMLRMELPMIREACLRVLVLSTIFLKEAAAFGLCLAEIGEMMSREFRTMEEEPSELEVVCIEARRLVAEREVASPEAEPVDEDVIQFDIDCEDSGPVVPKTPPSYHFGLKVGSSRNPLSKLEESLEEEINDDNEKNNVEEVTCFLPVINQFPNISKLSTSLKGVSLTDKTQRYLGGVPKGNDTTVRTNNSGSASGLQSGSRRSANEQLPASVSFVTLADMGEEEWGLFLEKFQELLHGAFRGWKSGAAGQRQRQRLGTSCQF; the protein is encoded by the coding sequence ATGTCTCCTAACTTGGATAGCCCTGTCCAGACTCAGATGGCAGTTGCAGTCTTGAATTGCACCCGTGGCAGTGAATACCATGGGAACAAGAAAACTGATGGAAAGCCTGCAGGGAGGAGACGTGTGTTCGTCCAAACTGACACTGGCTGTGTATTGGGTATTGAATTGGATCGTGGAGACAATGTCCACACTGTGAAGAGGAGGTTACAGTTAGCCCTTAATGTGCCCACCGAGGAGAGCTCACTCACATTTGGTGATCGTGTTTTGAAAAATGATCTTAGTGGGGTTCGGAATGATTCCCCATTACTTCTCACTAGGAATTTCCTTCACAGGAGTTCCTCCACCCCATGTCTCTCTCCTACTGGAAAGGAACTCCAGCAGAGAGATAGGAGCGGTCCAATTGAAATCTTGGGGTGCTCAAGCCGCTGTTCTCGAACAAAACAGCTTGTCAAGGACGTAGTGAAGGCTATTAAAAGCGGTGTTGGGCCCATCCCCGTTCACGGTGGGCTTGGGGGTGCCTACTACTTCAGGAACAGCAGAGGTGAGAGCATTGCTATCGTGAAGCCTACAGATGAGGAGCCATTTGCACCAAACAATCCAAAAGGTTTCATTGGGAAAGCCCTAGGACAACCGGGCCTCAAAAAGTCAGTGCGGGTTGGTGAGACAGGGTTTAGGGAGGTTGCTGCATACCTCTTGGACTACGATCACTTTGCCAATGTTCCTCCAACAGTGCTTGTCAAGATAACCCACTCTGTGTTCCATGTCAATGATGGGGTTAACGGTGCGAATGGTAAGGCTCATGACAGGAAGTCTGAAGCTGTCAGCAAGATTGCATCATTTCAGAAGTTTATCCCTCATGACTTTGATGCCAGTGATCATGGGACCTCTAGCTTTCCTGTTGCAGCTGTGCACAGGATTGGTATACTTGATATTAGAATCTTCAACACAGACAGGCATGCAGGGAACCTTCTGGTGAGGAAGCTTGTAGATGGAGCTGGTAGATTTGGAGCTCAGGCAGAACTCATTCCAATAGATCATGGACTCTGTCTGCCAGAGAGCTTGGAGGATCCTTATTTTGAATGGATCCACTGGCCACAGGCATCTGTACCTTTCTCTGAGGATGAACTTGATTACATTGCTAATCTTGATCCTGTTAGAGATTCTGACATGCTTCGGATGGAGCTGCCTATGATCCGTGAAGCATGCCTTAGGGTTTTGGTTCTTTCCACAATTTTCCTCAAGGAAGCTGCGGCATTTGGGCTTTGTCTCGCAGAGATTGGTGAGATGATGAGCAGGGAGTTCAGGACTATGGAAGAAGAGCCTAGTGAGCTGGAGGTTGTATGCATTGAGGCAAGGAGACTGGTAGCTGAAAGAGAGGTAGCTTCTCCAGAAGCTGAACCAGTAGATGAAGATGTAATCCAGTTTGACATTGATTGTGAAGATAGTGGTCCGGTGGTGCCAAAAACACCACCATCCTACCATTTTGGGTTGAAGGTGGGGAGTTCCAGAAACCCACTGTCAAAACTAGAGGAGAGCTTGGAGGAGGAAATCAACGATgacaatgaaaaaaataatgtgGAAGAGGTTACTTGCTTCCTGCCTGTTATCAATCAGTTtccaaacatttcaaagttGTCCACATCATTGAAGGGCGTGAGCCTTACTGACAAAACTCAGCGGTATCTGGGTGGTGTTCCAAAAGGGAATGATACTACAGTTAGAACTAACAATAGTGGTAGTGCCAGCGGACTTCAGAgtgggagcaggaggagtgcAAACGAGCAGTTGCCTGCAAGCGTGAGCTTTGTGACACTGGCAGACATGGGGGAGGAAGAGTGGGGGTTGTTCCTTGAGAAGTTCCAGGAGCTGCTGCATGGAGCATTCCGTGGCTGGAAGTCTGGGGCTGCTGGCCAGAGGCAGAGGCAGAGGCTAGGCACTTCTTGCCAGTTTTGA